The Nitrospira sp. KM1 genome includes a window with the following:
- a CDS encoding class I fructose-bisphosphate aldolase: MADRIQEILSWYSSDNAGTKTNIARLLRSGRLGGTGKLVILPVDQGFEHGPARSFAPNPPGYNPLYHFQLAIEAGCNAYAAPLGFLEAGASHYAGQIPLILKLNNHDVLNDEKDPLPSVTGSVGDALRLGCSAVGFTIYPGSTHCHTMYEQLRAIAEEAKKGGLAVVVWSYPRGSGLSKEGETAMDVVAYAAQIAAQLGAHVIKVKLPTDHLEQAAAKKVYESAQVPIKTLAERVKHVIQSSFDGRRIVIFSGGAKSDDKNVFDEARAIRDGNGFGSIIGRNSFQRPKADAVKFLQTIMKIYAGETP, encoded by the coding sequence ATGGCTGATCGTATTCAAGAAATTTTGAGTTGGTACAGCAGCGACAACGCGGGGACGAAGACGAACATCGCTCGTCTCTTGCGAAGCGGCAGGTTGGGAGGAACAGGCAAACTCGTTATTCTGCCGGTCGATCAAGGTTTCGAACACGGACCGGCGAGGAGTTTCGCGCCGAATCCGCCCGGCTACAACCCGCTCTATCATTTTCAGCTGGCGATCGAGGCCGGGTGCAATGCCTATGCGGCGCCTCTCGGCTTTCTGGAGGCGGGGGCCAGTCACTATGCGGGTCAGATACCGCTGATCCTCAAATTGAACAACCACGACGTCCTCAATGACGAAAAAGATCCGTTGCCTTCCGTGACAGGGAGCGTGGGCGATGCCCTGCGACTCGGTTGTTCGGCGGTCGGGTTCACAATTTATCCAGGGTCGACCCACTGTCACACCATGTATGAGCAGCTCCGTGCGATCGCGGAAGAGGCCAAGAAGGGCGGATTGGCCGTAGTCGTGTGGTCCTATCCCCGCGGGTCCGGTCTCAGCAAGGAAGGTGAAACGGCGATGGACGTGGTGGCCTATGCGGCGCAGATTGCCGCCCAATTGGGCGCCCATGTGATCAAGGTCAAACTGCCGACCGATCATCTGGAACAGGCCGCGGCCAAGAAGGTGTATGAATCGGCGCAGGTTCCCATCAAGACGCTTGCAGAGCGAGTCAAACATGTCATACAGAGTTCATTCGACGGCCGCCGGATCGTTATTTTCTCCGGAGGCGCGAAGAGCGACGACAAGAATGTATTCGATGAAGCGCGCGCGATCCGGGACGGGAATGGATTCGGTTCGATCATCGGCCGAAACTCCTTTCAGCGGCCCAAGGCCGACGCGGTCAAATTTCTGCAAACGATCATGAAAATTTACGCAGGGGAGACGCCGTAG
- the fbp gene encoding class 1 fructose-bisphosphatase yields MTLHPQTVEQFLKSCGTVPPGGLGPFTSLLSHIGIIGKSLARDLRVAGLIDVLGTTGQTNVQGETVKKLDEIANEIFVRVLRQSGVVRALVSEEMEKPVVLSAAGEGSPYLVLFDPLDGSSNTDVNMPLGSIFSVVLPGNGEGRVADADLMRRGVDQVAAGYLLFGSSTMLVVAAGNGVHGFTLDPWLGEYLLTHQNIKIPSKGTVYGANEGNYNKWPPGMRKYFDQLKLVDKAKRRPYSGRYSGCLVADVHRILLVGGIYLYPGETEKPEGKLRLLYEANPLALIVEQAGGAASTGTNRILDIEPVALHQRVPLIIGSRGDVQEAEQCLQGKSSA; encoded by the coding sequence CGGCATCATCGGCAAGTCGCTTGCCCGCGATCTTCGGGTTGCCGGGCTGATCGACGTTCTCGGTACCACGGGACAGACGAACGTTCAGGGAGAGACGGTCAAGAAACTCGACGAGATCGCGAACGAGATTTTTGTCAGAGTTCTTCGTCAGAGCGGAGTGGTCCGTGCGTTGGTATCCGAAGAAATGGAAAAACCCGTCGTCTTGTCCGCCGCGGGAGAAGGCAGTCCCTATCTCGTGTTGTTCGATCCGCTCGACGGCTCATCCAATACGGACGTGAATATGCCGCTGGGATCGATTTTTTCAGTCGTGCTTCCGGGAAACGGGGAAGGGCGGGTCGCAGATGCCGACCTCATGCGTCGCGGGGTCGACCAAGTGGCCGCAGGCTATTTGTTGTTCGGGTCCAGCACCATGCTCGTCGTTGCGGCCGGTAACGGGGTTCACGGGTTTACCCTCGATCCCTGGCTGGGTGAATACCTTCTGACGCATCAGAACATCAAGATTCCCAGCAAGGGAACGGTGTATGGTGCCAATGAGGGCAACTACAATAAGTGGCCTCCGGGCATGCGCAAGTACTTCGATCAGCTCAAGTTGGTTGACAAAGCCAAGCGGCGACCCTACAGCGGAAGATACTCCGGTTGCCTCGTGGCCGACGTACATCGAATCCTTCTGGTCGGAGGGATTTATCTCTATCCCGGTGAAACTGAAAAGCCCGAGGGTAAATTACGTCTCTTGTACGAAGCCAATCCGCTGGCGCTCATCGTTGAGCAGGCCGGCGGCGCTGCAAGTACAGGGACAAACCGAATACTCGACATCGAGCCGGTCGCGTTGCACCAGCGGGTTCCCCTGATTATCGGGAGCCGCGGCGACGTCCAGGAGGCCGAGCAGTGTCTACAGGGCAAGTCTAGTGCGTGA